The Arachis hypogaea cultivar Tifrunner chromosome 14, arahy.Tifrunner.gnm2.J5K5, whole genome shotgun sequence genome has a segment encoding these proteins:
- the LOC112744296 gene encoding LOW QUALITY PROTEIN: chromatin assembly factor 1 subunit FAS1-like (The sequence of the model RefSeq protein was modified relative to this genomic sequence to represent the inferred CDS: substituted 1 base at 1 genomic stop codon) has product MSSFINSSQSSLQMAEPMLIDLDAKLHPSKDPKPNRPRNGWSRKKVTSMLQNLKTAEEKQAFVESLEKELEGLFSYYREVMDQKVSIELGECGSRNGVVAALMEESELPLSKLVDEIHDKLKNGDNAAAVEQVTHASVKSSVLILGQRMMYGVANADADILEDQSESCFWCWETRDMKLIPKSVRGQFVVRRTCRKRIHERITAVSEMISSMKNLESERNYNQGILKASTKLGKAITEADIRLLVDGLFQKNSIDMDKKKANLEEKLLVKKLEKNRRESEKEKGSTTSEMKREMQPGQLDSKLLQGEAQNDEKSGEKRKPQKQADEAVKSQRRXEKEEAELKKKRSIQKQASIMERFLKRTKTDSNPAFQNDDVPPKEIAPDLSSNKSESVTDSATLSMDSTFASSSEIVLENIRKLHFSTWRNLGQLIRSNRKQRWGLRQKPRTEIFKELKLTGSKSDANYDELGMEGLEDRPGECSSDIGSSPMNVDSSPPEAKKYSRAKQLLQFDKAHRPAFYGIWPTKSNAVGPRHPLRKDPILDYDVSSDEEWEEEEPGESLSDCDKDEDESPEDCPKSDEESEDGFFVPDGYLSEDEGAQVDGMEVDIETEGVDSTPSSKDDNENEEFYALLRHQKYLNSLTEHALRKNQPLIITNLTHNQGLLLDQSLSGTPKQEQTFLQALSMCVIPGGSYIEISIEKVQDEDHEACLPNDKGGATSLSDMAPILDSDLPIIVTTIQNCSQSINKVLGSLQQKFPSVSKSLLKNKVREVSDYVDNRWQVKKEVLLKLGLPVNPEKRSIAAFFFKRCLPPADGSVRPGEISPISSLKSHSGSNQEQQQSSYNI; this is encoded by the exons ATGTCTTCGTTTATCAATTCTAGTCAATCTTCTCTTCAAATGGCAGAACCGATGTTAATCGATCTTGACGCTAAACTCCATCCTTCGAAAGATCCAAAACCTAATCGACCCAGAAACGGTTGGAGTCGCAAGAAGGTTACCTCGATGTTGCAGAATCTGAAGACCGCTGAGGAGAAGCAAGCGTTCGTCGAATCGCTCGAAAAGGAGCTTGAAGGGTTGTTCAGTTACTACAGGGAAGTGATGGATCAGAAGGTTAGCATTGAACTTGGAGAGTGCGGTTCTAGAAACGGTGTTGTTGCTGCGCTTATGGAGGAGAGCGAGCTTCCGCTGTCGAAGCTTGTGGATGAGATTCATGACAAGTTGAAGAATGGTGATAATGCTGCAGCGGTGGAGCAAGTGACTCACGCGTCTGTGAAGAGCAGCGTGCTTATCTTGGGACAGAGGATGATGTACGGTGTGGCCAATGCCGATGCTGATATATTAGAGGACCAATCCGAATCCTgtttttggtgttgggag ACCAGGGATATGAAATTGATTCCCAAATCTGTTCGAGGACAGTTTGTCGTTCGGCGTACTTGCAGGAAAAGAATACATGAGAGGATAACAGCTGTCTCTG AAATGATATCATCAATGAAGAATCTAGAGAGTGAGCGAAATTACAACCAAGGAATATTGAAGGCATCAACAAAGCTTGGTAAAGCTATTACTGAGGCAGATATCCGTTTGTTAGTGGATGGATTGTTTCAGAAAAACAGCATAGACAT GGATAAGAAGAAAGCAAACCTAGAAGAAAAATTGCTAGTTAAGAAGCTGGAGAAAAATAGGAGggaaagtgagaaagagaaaggaagcaCGACCAGTGAAATGAAAAGAGAAATGCAGCCTGGA CAGTTAGATTCGAAATTATTGCAAGGTGAAGCACAAAATGATGAGAAAAGTGGTGAAAAGAGGAAACCGCAAAAGCAGGCAGATGAAGCAGTAAAGAGTCAGCGTCgctgagagaaagaagaagctgaaCTGAAAAAGAAGCGTTCTATACAAAAGCAAGCCTCAATCATGGAACGTTTTCTTAAAAGAACTAAAACTGATAGTAACCCTGCATTTCAGAATGATGATGTCCCACCCAAAGAAATTGCACCTGATTTGTCTAGTAATAAGAGTGAAAGTGTGACTGACTCAGCTACTCTTTCAATGGATAGTACTTTTGCATCAAGTAGTGAAATTGTGCTTGAGAATATTCGCAA GTTACACTTTTCAACATGGCGCAATTTAGGTCAGTTAATTAGGTCAAACAGAAAACAAAGATGGGGTTTACGTCAAAAACCCAGGACTGAGATTTTTAAGGAACTTAAGCTGACGGGTTCTAAATCTGATGCTAATTATGATGAGTTGGGCATGGAAGGACTTGAAGACAGACCGGGAGAATGCAGTTCTGATATTGGATCATCCCCAATGAATGTAGATAGTTCACCTCCTGAGGCTAAGAAGTACTCTCGGGCAAAACAATTATTGCAGTTTGATAAAGCTCATAGACCTGCCTTTTATGGTATTTGGCCCACAAAAAG TAATGCTGTTGGACCACGCCATCCTTTAAGAAAGGACCCAATCCTGGATTATGATGTCAGCAGCGATGAGGAATGGGAAGAG GAGGAACCTGGTGAAAGTCTTTCAGATTGTGACAAAGATGAAGATGAATCTCCAGAGGACTGTCCCAAATCTGATGAAGAAAGTGAAGATGGGTTTTTTGTACCTGACGGATATCTCTCAGAAGATGAG GGTGCACAAGTGGACGGAATGGAAGTTGACATTGAAACTGAGGGGGTTGATAGCACGCCAAGCAGTAAGGATGACAACGAAAACGAGGAGTTTTATGCATTACTTCGACATCAGAAATATTTAAACAGTTTGACAGAGCATGCTCTTCGAAAAAATCAACCGTTGATTATAACAAATTTGACTCATAACCAGGGTCTGTTATTGGATCAAAGTCTAAGTGGAACTCCTAAACAGGAGCAAACGTTCTTGCAGGCCTTGAGTATGTGTGTAATACCTGGTGGCTCATATATAGAAATATCTATAGAGAAAGTGCAAGATGAGGACCACGAAGCCTGTCTCCCTAATGATAAAGGTGGTGCTACTTCTTTGTCTGATATGGCTCCTATACTGGACTCAGACCTACCAATAATT GTTACTACTATTCAGAATTGTTCTCAGAGCATAAATAAAGTGTTAGGGTCTTTGCAACAGAAATTCCCATCTGTCTCAAAGTCCCTACTAAAGAATAAAGTGCGTGAAGTATCAGACTATGTTGATAACCGCTGGCAG GTGAAGAAGGAAGTTTTACTTAAGCTTGGCTTGCCTGTTAACCCTG AAAAGAGAAGCATTGCTGCATTTTTCTTCAAAAGATGCTTGCCACCTGCGGATGGAAGTGTGAGACCCGGTGAAATTTCACCAATATCATCCCTGAAATCACATTCTGGCAGTAATCAAGAACAGCAGCAGAGTTCGTACAACATCTAG